From Chitinispirillales bacterium ANBcel5, one genomic window encodes:
- a CDS encoding response regulator: MMKNNSSPSVLIVDDEAVMVMLLQVRLRASGYHVSATASSKEEAISKAVETKPDYVIMDIRLTGKGDGIEAAEQILKRLQTKIIFITGYSEGDIKRRALELDPAAFITKPFDIAELLTILEQV; encoded by the coding sequence ATGATGAAAAACAACTCTTCTCCTTCTGTGCTTATAGTTGATGACGAAGCGGTGATGGTGATGCTTCTTCAGGTGAGACTGCGGGCAAGTGGTTACCATGTTAGTGCAACCGCATCATCAAAAGAGGAAGCGATTTCAAAGGCAGTTGAGACCAAACCGGATTATGTGATTATGGATATTCGTCTTACTGGAAAGGGTGATGGTATCGAGGCTGCAGAGCAGATTTTAAAAAGACTGCAAACCAAGATAATCTTTATTACCGGGTATTCAGAGGGTGATATAAAGCGTCGGGCCCTGGAGTTGGATCCCGCCGCCTTCATCACAAAGCCCTTTGATATAGCTGAACTGCTTACAATTCTTGAACAGGTGTGA
- a CDS encoding PAS domain S-box protein encodes MNAEFSWFDDTTPAVFITDSSGNITSINESARRFFRINESEVCNKPYLSLFSPEYTAVLSTEVASEVNKSGHCTIDLKTNGKTNYKNLVRVSFSKLSGCAESVESMIAVIASVSVSGKKASQSTICNDECLKEKVLLEENLRISEQRSNSLIKNTTEGFYLFEFPEPISISLPLKQQIQLLFDSTLVECNDAQAKMYGYESRDQIIGKSYKELAGGTFNPQNISFFTKMVKNDYCLCGEITAEVKKEGETVWFSNSAKGVIEHNKLIRIWGTQVDVSGIKRTEEKLREQHWRLQTIIEATGIGTWEYNVVTEEVLCNETWAKILGYTLHELTPLSISTWKNLTHPDDLKGALVQLQRHLKGEIPMFNWEIRMRHKSGAWVWILNRGKVISRTPEGDPLMLFGTVTDISEQKAIEQEIMRERDLSNAILESLPGAFYIFDQEGHYLRWNTFFENVTGYNEEEVKRINPLQLFRNEEKELVTKRIKEVFERGYSEVEASFYDRSGRSRPFLFTGRRIEYKGRLCLLGMGIDISKRKEAEIKLLSNEENLRITLNSIADGVIATDRSGKVVRMNPAAENLTGWNLTPALGKPVTEVFRIVNAQTRATVQDPVSRVFDSGAVVGLANHTVLISRNNTEHQITDSAAPIRSDRGEIIGVVLVFRDVTQQYKTQQRLAFNEERFRIISKLVSDFAICYRTDKSGHLKPEWMFGPFELITGYKYGELENEDGLITIIHPHDRDDFLRTIENALKSKKSFRHEYRIIKKTGETGWIQGYGISDEDREQRLYYAVEEITERKQSEERLREVRERMEFALQASQTGAWELDFADHFVYRTLEHDKIFGYNELLPHWSCEEFLNHVHPQDKDTVDQKFKRAVALKHNYDIECRIIRADNKERWIKAVGQFREGSEGKGLYLAGIVRDITDSKNYEIEIKAWQDLMEYTIRYDPNAIAVLDKNLNHKFVSDRFKRDYRVEDQELTGKNHYAVFPDLPQKLRTVHKRALSGEVIKKDEDSFVRNDGTIEWVRYECRPWYESSGSIGGIILYTELITERKNTEIALKESEERFRNLIDYSPDAIFVYVDKRIVLVNKAAVRLFRAHDESELLGKSPFELYHPDYHQIISERLHTLLTLDEPVPLQEEKIMRLDGTSVYVDVLGAPFNFGNKRALHVSLRDVSERKKTEDKLKQSLREKETLLQEIYHRTKNNMQVISSFLELQGASSSSNEVNRIVNDSVIRIRTMALAHEKLYKAKSLSRINLKDYIKDLVEIVASSNKTPSQSISVEFDLQDIESLIDIAIPCGLIINELISNCYKYAFPEGRSGTITISLRRLSTGNLFLSIEDNGVGLPKGFDVTKTPTLGIQIVLQITRHQLHGSARAESNGGLHWSIEFSDNIYETRV; translated from the coding sequence GTGAATGCTGAGTTTAGTTGGTTCGATGATACCACTCCTGCAGTTTTTATCACCGATTCTTCAGGTAACATTACCTCCATAAACGAGAGTGCAAGGCGCTTTTTTAGGATCAACGAAAGTGAAGTCTGTAACAAGCCCTATCTTTCCCTTTTCTCTCCTGAGTACACAGCAGTACTTAGCACTGAAGTTGCGAGCGAAGTAAACAAAAGCGGTCACTGCACAATCGACTTAAAAACCAACGGTAAAACTAATTATAAGAACCTGGTACGGGTATCGTTTTCTAAGCTCAGTGGGTGTGCTGAATCTGTTGAATCGATGATCGCTGTTATCGCTTCGGTTTCGGTTTCGGGTAAAAAAGCATCACAAAGCACTATTTGTAACGATGAGTGCCTGAAGGAAAAGGTGCTGTTGGAGGAGAACCTTCGTATTTCAGAGCAGCGTTCTAACTCCTTAATTAAAAACACCACTGAAGGGTTTTATCTGTTTGAATTTCCTGAGCCCATTTCCATTAGTTTACCCCTAAAGCAGCAAATTCAGCTGTTGTTTGACAGTACATTAGTAGAATGCAACGATGCTCAGGCAAAGATGTATGGTTATGAAAGCAGAGATCAGATCATTGGTAAATCATATAAAGAATTAGCCGGTGGGACCTTCAATCCTCAAAACATAAGTTTCTTTACCAAAATGGTAAAAAACGATTACTGTTTATGTGGAGAGATTACCGCCGAAGTCAAAAAAGAGGGGGAAACGGTATGGTTTTCAAACAGCGCTAAGGGGGTAATTGAACACAACAAGCTGATTCGTATCTGGGGTACACAGGTTGATGTTTCGGGGATAAAGAGAACGGAAGAGAAGTTAAGGGAGCAGCACTGGAGGCTTCAGACCATAATTGAAGCAACCGGTATCGGGACCTGGGAGTACAATGTAGTTACCGAAGAAGTACTCTGTAACGAGACATGGGCAAAAATCCTGGGCTATACGCTTCATGAACTCACCCCCTTAAGCATTTCCACCTGGAAAAACTTAACTCATCCCGATGATTTAAAGGGTGCATTGGTACAGTTACAACGTCACTTAAAGGGCGAAATACCTATGTTTAACTGGGAAATTCGAATGCGCCATAAAAGCGGAGCATGGGTATGGATTCTCAACCGGGGGAAAGTGATCTCGCGAACTCCTGAGGGAGATCCCCTGATGCTGTTTGGTACCGTTACCGACATATCTGAGCAAAAGGCAATTGAGCAGGAGATTATGAGGGAGCGGGACCTCTCCAATGCAATTCTGGAAAGTCTTCCGGGGGCATTTTACATCTTCGACCAGGAGGGGCATTATCTTCGGTGGAATACTTTTTTTGAAAATGTAACAGGGTACAATGAAGAAGAGGTTAAGAGGATCAATCCGCTTCAGTTATTCCGCAATGAAGAAAAAGAGCTGGTTACCAAGAGGATTAAGGAGGTTTTTGAGAGAGGGTATTCTGAAGTAGAAGCCTCTTTTTATGACCGCAGCGGGAGATCAAGACCATTTCTGTTCACTGGTCGCAGGATTGAGTATAAAGGTCGCCTCTGTCTTTTAGGGATGGGTATCGATATAAGTAAACGAAAAGAGGCCGAAATTAAGCTGCTTTCAAATGAAGAAAACCTTCGTATTACCCTTAATTCCATAGCAGATGGTGTAATAGCTACCGATCGAAGCGGAAAAGTTGTTAGGATGAACCCTGCGGCAGAAAACCTTACCGGGTGGAATTTAACTCCGGCGTTGGGAAAACCGGTAACAGAGGTTTTTAGGATTGTAAATGCTCAAACCCGCGCTACGGTTCAGGACCCGGTGTCACGGGTGTTTGATTCAGGAGCGGTGGTGGGTCTTGCAAATCACACAGTGCTTATTTCGCGAAACAACACAGAACATCAGATAACGGATTCCGCTGCGCCTATTCGAAGTGACCGGGGTGAAATAATCGGCGTTGTTCTGGTATTCAGAGATGTTACTCAACAATATAAAACCCAGCAACGACTTGCTTTCAATGAAGAACGATTCAGAATAATTTCTAAATTGGTATCAGATTTTGCTATTTGCTACCGAACCGATAAATCAGGACATCTAAAACCGGAGTGGATGTTTGGGCCTTTTGAACTTATTACCGGTTACAAATACGGAGAGTTAGAAAACGAAGATGGGCTTATTACTATAATTCACCCACATGACAGAGACGATTTTCTTAGAACCATTGAAAATGCTTTAAAAAGTAAAAAATCATTCAGACATGAATACCGTATTATCAAAAAAACGGGTGAAACCGGTTGGATTCAGGGCTATGGTATAAGCGATGAGGACAGAGAGCAGCGTCTTTATTATGCTGTAGAGGAGATAACAGAGCGCAAGCAGTCAGAGGAGCGATTACGGGAAGTAAGGGAACGGATGGAATTTGCACTCCAGGCGAGTCAAACAGGGGCATGGGAACTTGATTTTGCAGATCACTTTGTCTATCGAACTCTTGAACATGACAAAATTTTTGGCTATAACGAGCTGTTACCACATTGGAGTTGTGAAGAATTTCTCAATCATGTTCATCCCCAGGACAAAGATACCGTAGACCAAAAGTTTAAAAGAGCAGTTGCCCTAAAGCACAATTATGATATTGAGTGCAGGATAATAAGAGCTGATAATAAAGAGCGTTGGATAAAAGCGGTTGGACAGTTCCGGGAGGGTTCTGAAGGGAAGGGGCTTTATTTGGCAGGAATTGTCCGGGATATAACAGATAGTAAAAACTATGAGATTGAGATTAAGGCATGGCAGGATTTAATGGAATACACGATACGATACGATCCCAATGCCATTGCCGTTTTGGACAAAAATTTAAACCATAAGTTCGTAAGTGATCGATTCAAACGGGATTACCGGGTAGAAGATCAGGAACTAACAGGAAAAAACCACTATGCCGTTTTTCCTGATCTTCCACAAAAATTGCGTACAGTTCATAAAAGAGCCCTAAGCGGAGAAGTAATAAAGAAGGATGAGGATAGCTTTGTCAGAAATGACGGGACAATAGAGTGGGTGAGATATGAGTGCAGGCCCTGGTATGAATCAAGTGGCTCAATCGGTGGTATTATACTCTATACAGAACTAATAACTGAGCGCAAAAATACAGAGATAGCTCTAAAGGAGAGCGAGGAACGTTTTCGTAATCTAATAGACTACTCTCCTGATGCAATTTTTGTATATGTGGATAAACGAATTGTTCTGGTAAATAAAGCTGCAGTTCGGCTATTTAGAGCACATGATGAATCTGAGCTTTTGGGCAAGTCCCCCTTTGAACTCTACCACCCCGATTATCATCAAATAATTTCCGAGCGCCTTCACACGTTGCTAACTCTTGATGAGCCGGTCCCCCTCCAGGAGGAGAAGATCATGCGTCTGGACGGTACTTCTGTATATGTAGATGTGCTTGGTGCTCCCTTTAATTTTGGAAATAAAAGAGCTCTTCATGTAAGCCTAAGAGATGTAAGTGAACGTAAAAAAACAGAAGATAAACTAAAACAGTCGTTACGGGAAAAGGAGACGCTTCTTCAGGAGATCTATCACCGCACGAAGAACAATATGCAGGTCATTTCCTCGTTTCTGGAGCTACAGGGTGCATCTTCCTCCAGCAATGAAGTAAACAGAATTGTAAACGACAGTGTAATAAGAATACGAACTATGGCTCTGGCGCATGAAAAACTGTACAAAGCTAAAAGCCTCTCGCGCATAAACTTAAAGGATTACATTAAAGATCTGGTGGAGATAGTTGCTTCAAGTAATAAAACCCCATCTCAATCTATTTCAGTCGAGTTCGATCTTCAGGATATTGAGAGTCTCATAGATATCGCAATACCCTGTGGTTTAATCATTAACGAGCTGATTTCAAACTGCTATAAGTATGCCTTCCCAGAGGGCAGAAGTGGTACGATCACTATTTCACTTCGCAGACTAAGCACTGGTAATCTTTTTCTGAGCATTGAAGACAACGGGGTAGGTTTACCAAAAGGCTTTGATGTCACAAAAACCCCGACACTTGGAATACAAATTGTTCTTCAAATAACCAGACACCAGTTGCATGGTTCTGCCAGAGCCGAATCTAATGGTGGATTACACTGGAGTATTGAATTTAGTGATAACATCTACGAGACAAGGGTATGA